One genomic window of Campylobacter fetus subsp. fetus includes the following:
- the rfaE1 gene encoding D-glycero-beta-D-manno-heptose-7-phosphate kinase — MVNVLVVGDLMIDHYVWGSCDRISPEAPVQVVNIKNETKRLGGLGNVVSNLKTLGSEVGVISVVGDDDVGDEILELLKDRGAKTELIIKEKGRKSSQKSRIMVAHQQVLRLDTESVCEIGVSDDIISKFENILSGYDIVLLSDYGKGVLSPYLTKEIIRITKKSGKMVLIDPKGKDYSKYSGATLLTPNKKEASEALGFGINDEDDLKHALKMLKDKFKLNYSLITLSEDGIALLDEDVKKFPALAKEVFDVTGAGDSVLATLGYCLASKMSLEESIEIANLAAAVVVGKVGSADASWGEIENLKSKKSGFERKIISLDELLRVDRSGKTMVFTNGCFDILHFGHISYLQSAKKIGDMLVVGLNSDRSVKELKGDNRPVNAQSDRASMLAALEFVDFVVIFDEDTPLNLIKTLKPDILVKGADYTGKKVVGSEFVREVKLIDFVDGKSTTNIINKIKG, encoded by the coding sequence ATGGTTAATGTTTTAGTAGTGGGAGATCTGATGATAGATCATTACGTGTGGGGAAGTTGCGATAGAATCTCCCCAGAAGCTCCCGTGCAAGTAGTAAATATCAAAAACGAAACTAAACGCTTGGGGGGTTTAGGAAATGTTGTTTCAAATTTGAAAACTCTTGGCAGCGAAGTAGGCGTTATAAGTGTTGTCGGTGATGATGACGTTGGTGATGAGATACTTGAACTTCTAAAAGATAGAGGCGCTAAAACCGAGCTTATCATCAAAGAAAAAGGACGAAAATCCAGCCAAAAAAGTCGCATTATGGTAGCTCATCAACAAGTACTCAGACTAGATACCGAAAGTGTTTGCGAGATAGGCGTTAGCGATGATATCATATCTAAATTTGAAAATATTTTGAGTGGATATGATATCGTTTTACTTAGTGATTACGGAAAGGGCGTATTAAGTCCATATCTTACAAAAGAGATTATAAGAATCACGAAAAAATCAGGGAAAATGGTTTTAATAGATCCAAAAGGCAAAGATTACTCAAAATACAGCGGCGCTACTTTGCTAACACCAAATAAAAAAGAAGCTAGCGAGGCGCTAGGATTTGGGATAAATGACGAAGATGATTTAAAACACGCTTTAAAAATGCTTAAAGATAAATTTAAGCTTAATTATTCGTTAATTACTTTAAGCGAAGATGGAATAGCGCTTTTAGATGAAGATGTGAAAAAATTTCCGGCACTCGCAAAAGAAGTATTTGACGTAACAGGAGCAGGCGATAGCGTGCTTGCTACTCTTGGATACTGTCTTGCTAGCAAAATGAGTTTAGAAGAGTCTATAGAAATAGCAAATTTAGCGGCTGCTGTGGTAGTCGGTAAAGTAGGAAGTGCGGACGCTAGTTGGGGAGAAATCGAGAATTTGAAGTCTAAGAAAAGCGGCTTTGAACGTAAGATTATAAGTCTTGACGAGTTATTAAGAGTGGATAGAAGCGGTAAAACTATGGTATTTACAAACGGTTGTTTCGATATACTTCATTTCGGACATATTAGTTATTTACAAAGCGCAAAAAAGATAGGAGATATGCTTGTTGTAGGGCTAAACTCCGATAGATCTGTTAAAGAGTTAAAAGGAGACAATAGGCCAGTAAATGCCCAAAGCGACCGAGCAAGTATGCTAGCTGCTTTGGAATTCGTGGATTTTGTCGTGATTTTTGATGAGGATACGCCTTTAAATTTGATAAAAACGTTAAAGCCCGATATTTTAGTAAAAGGCGCCGATTATACAGGTAAAAAAGTTGTTGGAAGCGAGTTTGTTCGTGAAGTAAAGTTGATAGATTTTGTAGATGGAAAGAGCACCACGAATATAATTAATAAGATAAAAGGATGA